Sequence from the Piscinibacter sp. HJYY11 genome:
ACTTTTGCACGAATGCGTAGGGACAAGCGTCAATCGCAGGAAAAGCACGCCAGTGCAACTATTGCGGCAGCGCCGGAGTGGTGGGGTTCACGCTGCCGTTTCCTGTGCGACGACAACAAAAGGAGACTGCAATGCACGTGAGTTGGCCTGCCGTCAAACGGCAATTCGGACGCCTGGCGTCCATGTCCTGCCTGGCTGCGTGTGCCCTCAGCGCACATGCCCAGAGCACGCTTCTCCAGCAGAGTTTCTCGAGCGGCCTCGGCACGTTCAGCTCTGCCGGTTCCGTGACCACCTCCAGCCTGGGCGCCACCATGACGGCCGCGCTGCTGAGCACCGATGGCGTGATCACCTCGTCGCCCATCAGCACGGTGGGCTACAACAACATCACGGTCGCGTTCGACCGCGTCACCGCCGGGCTCGACCTCGGTGAGGGCGGCATCGCCGAATACGCCCTCAACGGCGGGGCCTTCACGCAGATCGAATCGACCCGCGTCACCACCAGCGGCCGCGTCAGCTTCACGCTGCCCGCCGCGGCGGCCAACCAGACGAGCGTGGTGGTGCGCTTCCGCGTCGATGCCAACAGCTCGACCGAAAGCTACCGCGTCAACAACGTCACCGTGGCCGGCACGTCCACCGGCGGCGGTGGCGGCAATGCGAGCCGCCCGCCCATCGGCGACTTCGTCACCTTCGAGAGCGGCCACGTGCGGCCGATGGCCATCAACAGCACCGGCACCCGCCTGTATGCCGTCAACACGCCCGACAACCGCGTGGAGGTGTTCGACATCACCGGCAGCACGCCGACGCTGCTCGACTCCATCCCCGTCGGCATGGAGCCGGTGGCCGTGGCACTCGCCAACGACAACCAGCTCTGGGTGGTGAACCACCTGTCCGACAGCGTGAGCATCGTCGACGTGACCACGCTGCCCGGCAAGGTGATCAACACCCTGCTGGTGGGCGACGAGCCGCGCGACATCGTCTTCGCCGGCGCGGGCAACAAGTGGGCCTTCATCACCGCCGCACACCGCGGCCAGAACGCCGGCTTCGACCCGCAGCTCACCACCGCCGGCGTGGGCCGTGCCGACGTCTGGGTCTACTCGGTCGCAAGCCCGGGCACGCGCCTGGGCGGCCAGCCGGTCACGCGCCTGAACATGTTCGGCGACACCCTGCGCGCGCTTGCCCGCAATGCCGACGGCACCCGCGTCTACGCCGCCGTCTTCAACTCGGGCAACAAGACCACGATCCTCACCGACGACATGCAGGAGGGCGGCATCGACAAGCCGCCGCCCACCACCGCGGCCGACGGCACGCAGCAGCCCCAGACCGGCCTGATCGTGCAGAAGAACGCCAACGGCGACTGGATCGACAACGGCGACCCCAGGACCGGCGTGGCCCCGCGCGTGTGGAACAGCCGCGTGCGCATGAACCTGCCCGACTACGACGTGTTCACCATCGACACCACCGGCACCCTGCCGACGGTGACGGGCCGCGTCTCGGGCGTGGGCACCACGCTCTTCAACATCGCCGTCAACCCGAGCTCGGGCAAGGTGTACGTGAGCAACCAGGAAGCGCGCAACGTCGTGCGCTTCGAAGGCCCGGGCACCCGCTCGACGACCGTGCGCGGCCATTTCGTCGAGAGCCGCATCACGGTGGTCGATGGCAGCACCGTCTCGCCGCGCCACCTCAACAAGCACATCACGAGCTACAACGCCGCGGTGGGCACGGCGGCCGAGAAGGCCGCCGCGCTCGCCACGCCGCTCGAGATGGCGATCTCTCCTGACGGCGGCACGCTGTACCTGGCCGCGATGGGCTCCAACAAGCTCGGCCGCTTCAGCACCTCGCAGCTCGAAGCCAACACCTTCACCCCCTCGGCCAGCAGCCACGTCACGCTGACCGGCGGTGGCCCGACCGGCGTGGTGCTCGACGCGCCGCGCAACCGTGCCTTCGTCACCACGCGCTTCGACAACGGCATCTCGGTCGTCAACACCTCGAGCTTCACCGAAGCCGCGCACGTGCGCATGGCCAACCCCGAGCCTGCCGTCGTGGTGAACGGCCGCCCCTTCCTCTACGACGCCCAGCTCACCTCGAGCCGTGGTGACTCGTCGTGCTCGGGCTGCCACATCTTCGGCGACATGGACCACCTGGCCTGGGACCTGGGCAACCCGGACGAGCGCCGCGTGCAGAACCCGACGCCGTACAACACCAATGTCCCGCGCATCGGCCGCAACACCAACCTGCATCCGATGAAGGGCCCGATGACCACGCAGAGCCTGCGCGGCATGACCGGCAACGGCCCCATGCACTGGCGCGGTGACCGCACCGGCGCGAGCCGCGTGGCCGGCCAGACGGTGGAAGACCAGGCCTTCAAGGACTTCAACCCCGCCTTCACCGGCCTGCTCGGGCGCGAGACGCAGCTCACCGCAGCGCAGATGGATGCGTTCACGAAGTTCGCGCTGAAGCTGACCTATCCGCCGAGCCCGATCCTCAACCTCGACCTTTCGCTGACCTCGGCGCAGGCGGCCGGCCAGACGGCCTACAACACCGTCACCTCCGACACGATCACCACCTGCAACGGGTGCCACGTGGTCAACCCGGTGGCCAACCGCTTCGGCACCGACGGCACGATGGCCATCGAAGGCGGCGGGGTGGACGAGGACATGAAGATCCCGCACCTGCGCAACATGTACCAGAAGGTCGGCATGTTCGGCGAGAACACCCAGGTCACGAGCGAGCCGCGCGTGGGCGACCAGATCCGCGGCTTCGGCTTCGACAACTCGGGCGCCTCGGGCACCGTGTTCAAGTTCCTGAGTGCCGCGGTCTTCACGCTCAACACCACGCAGCGCGCCAACGTCGAGCAGTTCGTGCTGGCGATGAACTCGGAGATGAACCCCATCGTCGGCCAGCAGGTGACGGTGACGCCGACTAACGCTTCGCAGACCGACATCACCGGCCGCCTCAACCTGCTCGTGTCGCGCGCCCGTGTGACGAGCCCGCGCCCCGAGTGCGAGCTGATCGCCAAGGGGGTGATCTCCGGCCAGCAGCGCGGCTGGGTGATGAACGCCAGCCAGCAGTTCGTGCCCAACAAGTCGGGTGAGGCGGCGCAGTCGCTTTCCGGCCTGCTGAGCCAGGCGAGCGCCGCCGGCGCGCCGCTGACCTTCACCTGCGTGCCGCCGGGCAACGGCACACGCTTCGGTGTGGACCGCGACGCCAACGGCACGCTGGACCGCGACTGATCTCGCGGCGGCGCCCCGCGGGAGCGGGGCGCTGTCGTTTCGCTCAGGAAGGGCTGCCTACTGCGTCAGCCGGATGTTGCGCACCTGGAACTGCACGCCCTGCTGATCCCCCCAGGTCGGGAAGATGCCGAAGGGCGTGCGGATGTTCTCCAGCGTGAAGCAGGGATTGAACTCGCTGCCCGCCACATCGGCCACGTTGAGCGTGACGGTGTGGAACTGCCCGTCGGCCGCCGGCCGCGCCGGCACCGGGTAGTCGTTGTTGCGGCAGTCGGTGCCCGTGCTCTCCATCTTGATGACCAGGCCTGTGGTGTTGCTGCCCCAGCTCGTCACCCGCAGCTCGAAGCTGATCTGCCCGTTCGCGTAGTTGCTCAGGTTGATCGGCTGGCCGCTGATGAAGCTGATGCCGTTGTCGCCGTCGGCCGCGAAGCTCAGGTCGATCACGCCCGGGGTCGTGGTGGTGTCGGCCACCACGTGGGTGCCGTTGCCCGACCAGGTGCCGAGCGTGAAGCCGCCGAGGAAACTGCCGTCGGTGCCGAACAGCGTGGCCGTGGGGCCGGGCAGCGGTTCGATGGTGGGCGGCGGGGGCGGCTGCAGCGCGCTGCAGGGCAGGGCGTCGGCGTCGGTCGCTGCACCCACCTGCCAGCGGATGTTGGCGAAGGTCGCGCTGAACGGCCGCTCGGTGTAGAGCAGGAAGGGCACGTCGACCAGCGTGAAATCGGTGCCCTTGCTGCCGGTGCTGATGAAGCAGCTGAGCGGGATCTTCACGGTCGACCGCTGGTTCAGCGGCAGGCCCCGCAGGACCGTCGTCATGTCGAGCTCGCCGAAGCAGGGGTACTGGCAGTCGATGCGCGTCAGCACCGTGCCCTCGGGCGCGGCGTTGACGATGACGTCGTAGACCAGCGCGGCGTTGGCACCCGCGACCACGTAGCTCGTGTAGTCGTTGGTCACGCCGACGGACTGGGCCATGAACTGGCCGGTGCCCGTCCAGGTGACGCGCTTGGCGTCCTGCTGGACGTTGACCTGGGCGGTCTGCACCGTCACGTTGCCGTCGCCGGTCGTGACCACCGCGTTCAGGTCCACGCCCACGGGCACGGCCCAGCCGGAAGGCGAGCCGATGTAGAGCCTGTGCAGCGGGCTTTCGGCCTGCTGGTAGACGATCAGGTCTTCGGTGGCCGCAGGGCCGCTCGGAGGCGTCTGGCCGCAGCCGATGGTGGGCACGGTCTCGTCCAGCGCGGGCACGGTTCCGCCCTGCGTGTAGCTCAGGCCATAGCCGTAGGCGAACAGCGGGTTGTAGGTGGCGTCGCCCTTGTTGACCGTGGTCTGGCAGGCTTCGCGCGGCCAGGAGAACGACAGCTTGCCGCTGAAGTCGACGTTCACCGTACCGTCGGCCTTGCGGAACAGCACATCGGCGATGCCCTTGCCTTCGGTGCCGGGCAACCAGGCGGCGACGAAGGCGTCGCTGCGGTTGAGCTCGCGGTTCACCCACACCGGGCGGCCGGTGAGCAGCACGGTGACGACCGGGATGCCGTGACCACTGACCGCGTTGATGACCGCGAGGTCTTCGGGGTAGCGCCTGGCGTGTTCCAGCGTGCCGGTGCGGCCGATGTCGCCCACACCTTCGGCATACGGCGTTTCGCCGATCACGGCGATCACGGCCTTATACTCGGCGAAGTCCACGCCGGTGCCGGTGGCCGAGAAGGTCACGTTGCCGTCGCCCGCCGCTTCGCGGATGCCGGCGAGCACCGAGTCGGCGTTCGGGAAATCGGCGTTGGTGTTGCTCGTGCCCTGCCAGGTGAGCGACCAGCCGCCGCTCTGGTTGGCGATGTTGTCGGCGTTCTTGCCGACGACGAGGATCTTCTCGCCGCGTGCGAGCGGCAGCACGCCGTTGGCGTTCTTCAGCAGCACCAGCGACTTGCGCACCGCTTCACGCGCCAGGTCGCGCGCCAGCAGGCCGTCGGGCGCGCCCACGCCGGGGCGCAGCGAGGGCCGCGTCGAGACGGCCTGGCCTCCTTCGAGCTTGAGGATGCCGGCGCGCATCTTCACGCGCAGGATGCGCGTTACCGCGTCGTCGATGCGCGCCATCG
This genomic interval carries:
- a CDS encoding YncE family protein; the encoded protein is MTTSSLGATMTAALLSTDGVITSSPISTVGYNNITVAFDRVTAGLDLGEGGIAEYALNGGAFTQIESTRVTTSGRVSFTLPAAAANQTSVVVRFRVDANSSTESYRVNNVTVAGTSTGGGGGNASRPPIGDFVTFESGHVRPMAINSTGTRLYAVNTPDNRVEVFDITGSTPTLLDSIPVGMEPVAVALANDNQLWVVNHLSDSVSIVDVTTLPGKVINTLLVGDEPRDIVFAGAGNKWAFITAAHRGQNAGFDPQLTTAGVGRADVWVYSVASPGTRLGGQPVTRLNMFGDTLRALARNADGTRVYAAVFNSGNKTTILTDDMQEGGIDKPPPTTAADGTQQPQTGLIVQKNANGDWIDNGDPRTGVAPRVWNSRVRMNLPDYDVFTIDTTGTLPTVTGRVSGVGTTLFNIAVNPSSGKVYVSNQEARNVVRFEGPGTRSTTVRGHFVESRITVVDGSTVSPRHLNKHITSYNAAVGTAAEKAAALATPLEMAISPDGGTLYLAAMGSNKLGRFSTSQLEANTFTPSASSHVTLTGGGPTGVVLDAPRNRAFVTTRFDNGISVVNTSSFTEAAHVRMANPEPAVVVNGRPFLYDAQLTSSRGDSSCSGCHIFGDMDHLAWDLGNPDERRVQNPTPYNTNVPRIGRNTNLHPMKGPMTTQSLRGMTGNGPMHWRGDRTGASRVAGQTVEDQAFKDFNPAFTGLLGRETQLTAAQMDAFTKFALKLTYPPSPILNLDLSLTSAQAAGQTAYNTVTSDTITTCNGCHVVNPVANRFGTDGTMAIEGGGVDEDMKIPHLRNMYQKVGMFGENTQVTSEPRVGDQIRGFGFDNSGASGTVFKFLSAAVFTLNTTQRANVEQFVLAMNSEMNPIVGQQVTVTPTNASQTDITGRLNLLVSRARVTSPRPECELIAKGVISGQQRGWVMNASQQFVPNKSGEAAQSLSGLLSQASAAGAPLTFTCVPPGNGTRFGVDRDANGTLDRD
- a CDS encoding exo 1,3/1,4-beta-D-glucan glucohydrolase; this translates as MNITLRASGLSASALALSLMLAACGGGDDTAAPPAASPELQDWPRVQSVIARDATQEAQIQTILAGMTLAQKVGQMTQPNITAITPAEVRQYYIGSVLNGGGAWPGNNKRASAADWVALADAYWEASMSTDMAIKVPLIWGTDAVHGHNNLYGATLFPHNIGLGAANDPEMIERIGAAVAKQVRTTGIDWTFAPTLAVVRDDRWGRTYEGFSEDPAIVSDYGGRFTTGLQGRFDPAGRPTVIATAKHFMGDGGTDMGKDQGETKANLRDMMNIHGAGYYTSLAAGAQTVMASFNSWTFTGTDGSGTALDFNNVKMHGNRYLMTDVLKGKMGFDGLIVSDWNGIGQVTYQDSTGTTRTCTNSDCPPAINAGIDIVMVPDDWRAFITNTIAAVEAGTIPMARIDDAVTRILRVKMRAGILKLEGGQAVSTRPSLRPGVGAPDGLLARDLAREAVRKSLVLLKNANGVLPLARGEKILVVGKNADNIANQSGGWSLTWQGTSNTNADFPNADSVLAGIREAAGDGNVTFSATGTGVDFAEYKAVIAVIGETPYAEGVGDIGRTGTLEHARRYPEDLAVINAVSGHGIPVVTVLLTGRPVWVNRELNRSDAFVAAWLPGTEGKGIADVLFRKADGTVNVDFSGKLSFSWPREACQTTVNKGDATYNPLFAYGYGLSYTQGGTVPALDETVPTIGCGQTPPSGPAATEDLIVYQQAESPLHRLYIGSPSGWAVPVGVDLNAVVTTGDGNVTVQTAQVNVQQDAKRVTWTGTGQFMAQSVGVTNDYTSYVVAGANAALVYDVIVNAAPEGTVLTRIDCQYPCFGELDMTTVLRGLPLNQRSTVKIPLSCFISTGSKGTDFTLVDVPFLLYTERPFSATFANIRWQVGAATDADALPCSALQPPPPPTIEPLPGPTATLFGTDGSFLGGFTLGTWSGNGTHVVADTTTTPGVIDLSFAADGDNGISFISGQPINLSNYANGQISFELRVTSWGSNTTGLVIKMESTGTDCRNNDYPVPARPAADGQFHTVTLNVADVAGSEFNPCFTLENIRTPFGIFPTWGDQQGVQFQVRNIRLTQ